One window from the genome of Candidatus Synechococcus calcipolaris G9 encodes:
- a CDS encoding esterase-like activity of phytase family protein — protein sequence MPTISRLGRWWRFCLLIASLAIALTSCNLPQVQAASRLFLDLRLDFVAQVTLPSDTTFAHTSVGGLSGITYDRPRNQFYAISDDRQSPRFYTLRLNLPDPNPSEPSVSGSSIPELEITDLTLLKDRSTNPIPPNQADTEGIALTPEDTLLVSSEGVAQSESPPWIREFDRQNGQELRQYPLPNYFIPQMTEDGEPMGVRDNLGFESLTLSPTGDRLFAATESALAQDLARDGQGPIYCRLLHYVRGVGDPILIAEHLYPLEPDGEWDIANGLVELLALDNGGHFLSLERTFSVSAGFGAKLFQVSLAGATDVLGRTRLGNNSQVRPVQKQLLLDLRTLGFSLDNLEGLSFGPALRDHHSSLVIIADNDFQPQRPTQLLIFDVAD from the coding sequence ATGCCGACCATTTCCAGGTTGGGACGTTGGTGGCGGTTTTGCCTACTCATCGCCAGCTTAGCGATCGCCCTGACCAGTTGTAATTTACCGCAGGTGCAAGCAGCATCCCGTCTGTTTTTGGATCTGCGGCTAGATTTTGTCGCCCAAGTGACCCTACCCAGTGACACAACCTTTGCCCATACCTCGGTGGGCGGTTTGTCGGGCATCACCTACGATCGCCCCCGGAATCAGTTTTATGCCATTAGTGACGATCGCCAAAGTCCCCGTTTTTATACCCTAAGATTAAATCTTCCTGACCCTAACCCCAGTGAACCATCTGTCAGTGGGTCATCTATCCCGGAGCTTGAAATCACCGACCTTACGCTCCTCAAGGATAGATCCACAAACCCCATTCCCCCGAACCAAGCGGATACAGAAGGTATTGCCCTGACCCCGGAAGATACCCTATTAGTGAGTAGTGAAGGGGTGGCCCAATCCGAGTCTCCCCCCTGGATTAGGGAATTTGATCGCCAAAATGGTCAGGAACTGCGTCAATATCCCTTACCCAACTATTTCATTCCCCAGATGACAGAGGACGGTGAACCCATGGGTGTCCGGGATAACCTAGGGTTTGAATCCTTGACCCTTTCCCCCACGGGCGATCGCCTGTTTGCGGCAACGGAGTCCGCCTTAGCTCAGGATTTAGCCAGGGATGGGCAGGGGCCGATATATTGCCGGTTACTCCATTATGTCCGGGGGGTTGGGGATCCCATTTTAATTGCGGAACACCTGTATCCCCTAGAACCAGACGGTGAATGGGATATTGCCAATGGGTTAGTGGAGTTGTTAGCCCTAGATAATGGCGGCCATTTCCTTAGTTTGGAGCGCACCTTTAGTGTATCGGCGGGGTTTGGGGCCAAACTTTTTCAGGTCTCCCTGGCAGGGGCTACGGATGTTTTGGGGCGAACTCGTCTAGGAAATAATTCCCAGGTGCGGCCCGTCCAAAAACAACTTCTTCTAGATTTACGCACCCTTGGCTTTTCCCTCGATAACCTAGAAGGATTAAGTTTTGGCCCTGCTCTGAGGGATCACCATTCCAGTCTTGTGATCATTGCTGATAATGATTTTCAGCCCCAGCGGCCAACCCAGCTATTGATATTTGATGTGGCCGACTAG